One segment of Castanea sativa cultivar Marrone di Chiusa Pesio chromosome 3, ASM4071231v1 DNA contains the following:
- the LOC142629477 gene encoding beta-1,3-galactosyltransferase GALT1, giving the protein MEIRFKTFDALSISRMKKWFGVVLVASVFMLLVLRYGITKNTIGKNFLTAPIFNTTGINPLEWLDPGVPPAAQNPENASKVVSADIIVLSLFAKRNISNEEQNSLQTWNCLKDLINHAQGLPNAVDAIKEAGGAWNILVDSVDKQRLQNESSHGRAKEKQCPHFLNKMNATDLNSNSYKLRVPCGLTQGSAITIIGIPNGLLGNFRIDLTGEPLPGEPDPPNILHYNVRLHGDKITEDPVIVQNTWTTAHDWGEEERCPSPTPEKIKKVDELDQCNKMVGKDDNRMASMHSNISRRSSMLQEGSKARKYFPFKQNYPFVATLRVGSEGIQMTVDGKHITSFAVRETLEPWLVSEIKISGDLKLISVLASGLPTSEDSEHIIDLESLKSSPLSPRKPLDLFIGVFSNANNFKRRMAVRRTWMQYPAVRSGTVAVRFFVGLHKNQIVNEELWNEAQTYGDIQLMPFVDYYSLITWKTLAICIFGTEVVSAKFVMKTDDDAFVRVDEVLASLNRINVTHALLYGLINSDSRPHRNPDSKWYISPEEWRDETYPPWAHGPGYVVSHDISKAIYKKYKEGNLKMFKLEDVAMGIWIADLAKDGLKVRYEKEGRVYNEGCKDGYVVAHYQGPRELLCLWQKLQEGNRAMCCGD; this is encoded by the exons ATGGAGATCAGGTTCAAAACTTTTGATGCCCTGTCAATCAGTAGAATGAAGAAATGGTTTGGTGTTGTTTTAGTTGCATCAGTGTTTATGCTGCTGGTCCTGAGATATGGCATCACGAAAAATACTATTGGGAAAAATTTTTTGACAGCTCCGATCTTCAATACTACTGGCATCAATCCTCTTGAATGGCTTGATCCAGGAGTTCCACCTGCAGCTCAAAATCCAGAGAATGCTTCTAAAGTGGTATCTGCTGATATCATAGTCTTAAGTCTCTTTGCTAAGAGGAATATATCCAATGAAGAGCAAAATTCCCTTCAAACATGGAACTGTTTGAAGGACTTGATTAATCATGCTCAGGGTCTACCCAATGCAGTAGATGCCATTAAAGAAGCTGGAGGAGCGTGGAATATACTTGTGGATTCAGTTGACAAGCAAAGACTTCAGAATGAAAGTTCACATGGGAGAGCAAAAGAGAAACAATGTCctcattttcttaataaaatgaaTGCCACGGACCTTAATAGTAACAGTTATAAGTTGAGGGTTCCTTGTGGTCTGACTCAGGGTTCTGCCATTACAATTATAGGAATTCCAAATGGTCTTCTTGGTAATTTCCGTATTGACTTAACTGGTGAACCACTTCCAGGGGAGCCTGATCCACCCAACATCTTGCATTACAATGTAAGACTTCATGGCGATAAGATAACTGAGGACCCTGTAATTGTCCAAAACACCTGGACTACAGCTCATGATTGGGGTGAAGAGGAGCGTTGTCCATCTCCTACTCctgaaaaaattaagaaag TGGATGAATTGGACCAATGCAACAAGATGGTGGGAAAAGATGATAACCGGATGGCTAGCATGCATTCCAACATTTCAAGGCGGTCTTCAATGTTGCAAGAAGGATCTAAggctagaaaatattttccttttaagcAAAATTATCCATTTGTTGCAACTCTTAGAGTGGGATCAGAGGGGATCCAGATGACAGTTGATGGAAAGCACATAACATCCTTTGCTGTCCGTGAA ACATTGGAGCCATGGCTTGTAAGCGAAATAAAAATTTCAGGAGATTTAAAGTTAATATCTGTCCTTGCGAGTGGTTTACCCACATCAGAGGATTCTGAGCATATAATCGATTTAGAATCACTCAAATCATCTCCTCTCTCTCCTCGAAAACCATTGGATCTCTTCATTGGTGTTTTCTCAAATGCGAACAATTTTAAGCGTAGGATGGCTGTTCGAAGGACATGGATGCAGTATCCTGCAGTGCGGTCAGGGACAGTTGCAGTTCGattttttgttggtttg CATAAAAACCAAATAGTGAATGAGGAACTCTGGAATGAGGCACAGACATATGGAGACATACAGTTGATGCCTTTTGTTGACTACTACAGTCTTATCACCTGGAAGACTTTAGCGATTTGCATATTTGGT ACAGAGGTTGTTTCTGCAAAGTTTGTTATGAAGACAGATGATGATGCATTCGTTCGTGTGGATGAAGTGCTCGCTTCTCTTAACAGGATTAATGTGACTCATGCATTGCTTTATGGGCTCATAAATTCAGACTCCAGACCACATCGAAATCCTGATAGCAAGTGGTACATCAGCCCCGAG GAATGGCGCGATGAAACTTACCCACCTTGGGCACATGGTCCTGGTTATGTCGTGTCACATGACATTTCAAAGGCAATCTACAAGAAATATAAGGAAGGAAATCTAAAG ATGTTTAAGCTAGAAGATGTGGCAATGGGAATATGGATTGCAGATTTGGCGAAGGATGGTTTGAAAGTTCGGTATGAGAAAGAAGGGAGGGTCTATAACGAGGGGTGCAAGGATGGTTATGTCGTTGCTCATTACCAAGGTCCCAGAGAGTTGCTCTGTTTGTGGCAGAAACTCCAAGAAGGAAATCGTGCTATGTGCTGTGGCGATTGA
- the LOC142629185 gene encoding protein DMP9-like, translated as MEPKPEDIGIKIYTTEPVEHTTKDPSSESTDPLQHGRKRRAVAKGVQKTISKTSMLVNFLPTGTLLTFEMVLPSVSGNGLCSNVTTIMIHVLLAICALSCFFFHFTDSFKGPDGKTYYGFVTTKGLALFKTGLGVEVPKDDRYKVAFTDFVHAIMSVMVFVAIAFSDHRVTDCLFPGHVKDMDEVMESFPLMIGIICSGLFLVFPNTRYGIGCMSA; from the coding sequence atgGAGCCAAAACCTGAAGACATTGGAATCAAAATCTACACCACTGAACCCGTTGAACACACAACCAAAGACCCATCTTCAGAATCCACTGACCCTCTTCAACATGGTCGAAAAAGAAGAGCAGTGGCCAAAGGGGTCCAAAAAACAATCTCAAAAACATCAATGCTTGTGAACTTTCTTCCAACAGGGACTCTTCTCACATTTGAGATGGTTCTTCCTTCTGTGTCAGGCAATGGCCTATGCTCCAATGTTACCACAATCATGATTCATGTCCTTTTAGCCATATGCGCACTCTCTTGCTTTTTCTTTCACTTCACTGACAGTTTCAAAGGCCCTGATGGGAAAACTTACTATGGCTTTGTGACAACTAAAGGTTTGGCTTTGTTTAAGACAGGGCTTGGTGTTGAGGTTCCTAAGGATGATAGGTACAAAGTTGCGTTCACTGATTTCGTCCATGCAATCATGTCTGTGATGGTTTTCGTGGCTATTGCTTTCTCGGATCATCGTGTCACGGACTGTCTTTTCCCTGGTCATGTCAAGGACATGGATGAAGTCATGGAGAGTTTCCCTTTGATGATTGGGATTATTTGTAGTGGACTGTTCTTGGTGTTTCCAAATACTCGATACGGCATTGGATGCATGTCTGCTTGA
- the LOC142627617 gene encoding uncharacterized protein LOC142627617 isoform X1, translating into MLAFKNGWSCKSLLKRLTQFWVLQNFQEMHRMALVNAPALQFKSSAMFGISSKPFNFLPMQSRSKGFSVRPLVVEARARARARKESPKIRNIRMQKKFNGTPTSPRLSVFCSDKQLYAMLVDDKNKKCLFYGSTLQKSIRQNPSCTTIEAAKLVGEELVKACNDLNINEISSYDRNGFACGERMQAFEIAISRHGFLPR; encoded by the exons ATGCTAGCTTTTAAAAATGG GTGGTCTTGTAAGTCATTGCTAAAGCGTCTTACTCAGTTCTGGGTGctgcaaaattttcaagaaatgcACAGAATGGCTCTAGTGAATGCTCCTGCACTGCAATTCAAGTCTTCAGCTATGTTTGGGATCTCTTCAAAACCATTTAACTTCCTTCCCATGCAGAGTAGAAGTAAGG GTTTCTCTGTGAGGCCATTGGTTGTTGAAGcgagagcaagagcaagagcaagaaaagaaagtccaaaaATCAGAAACATAAGGATGCAAAAGAAG TTTAATGGCACACCTACGAGTCCAAGGCTTTCGGTATTCTGTTCAGATAAGCAGTTGTATGCTATGCTGGTAGATGACAAAAATAAGAAGTGCTTGTTTTATGGAAGCACTTTGCAGAAATCTATTCGTCAGAATCCCTCTTGTACCACTATA GAAGCTGCTAAGCTTGTTGGTGAGGAACTTGTCAAGGCTTGTAATGATCTAAACATAAATGAAATATCATCTTATGATCGCAATGGTTTTGCTTGTGGGGAAAGAATGCAAGCATTTGAGATAGCAATTTCTCGTCATGGGTTCTTGCCACGATAG
- the LOC142627617 gene encoding uncharacterized protein LOC142627617 isoform X2, with the protein MHRMALVNAPALQFKSSAMFGISSKPFNFLPMQSRSKGFSVRPLVVEARARARARKESPKIRNIRMQKKFNGTPTSPRLSVFCSDKQLYAMLVDDKNKKCLFYGSTLQKSIRQNPSCTTIEAAKLVGEELVKACNDLNINEISSYDRNGFACGERMQAFEIAISRHGFLPR; encoded by the exons atgcACAGAATGGCTCTAGTGAATGCTCCTGCACTGCAATTCAAGTCTTCAGCTATGTTTGGGATCTCTTCAAAACCATTTAACTTCCTTCCCATGCAGAGTAGAAGTAAGG GTTTCTCTGTGAGGCCATTGGTTGTTGAAGcgagagcaagagcaagagcaagaaaagaaagtccaaaaATCAGAAACATAAGGATGCAAAAGAAG TTTAATGGCACACCTACGAGTCCAAGGCTTTCGGTATTCTGTTCAGATAAGCAGTTGTATGCTATGCTGGTAGATGACAAAAATAAGAAGTGCTTGTTTTATGGAAGCACTTTGCAGAAATCTATTCGTCAGAATCCCTCTTGTACCACTATA GAAGCTGCTAAGCTTGTTGGTGAGGAACTTGTCAAGGCTTGTAATGATCTAAACATAAATGAAATATCATCTTATGATCGCAATGGTTTTGCTTGTGGGGAAAGAATGCAAGCATTTGAGATAGCAATTTCTCGTCATGGGTTCTTGCCACGATAG